TATCCCTATGGACAATGTCATGGCGATCGGGGATAATAACAACGATGTTTCGATGTTAAAAGCTGCTGGGATCAGTTATGCGATGGGAAATGGTAGTGATGAAGTCAAACTTCTTGCTAAACATGTCACAGCACCTAATACGGAAGACGGAGCTGGGATCGCGATCGAAGAAGTCTTAGCTAAAAATTAAGCGACTTCACCAAAAAGTAGAGGTGCGTTCAAGTGCGTGAGCTATATACAAAAAGAACTGAGCTCTCCAACCGGGGCACAGTTAAGATCACCGATCGTTCAGGAAGACTTGTTTACTTTATCATTGGTAAATGGGGGCTCCATCCTAGCGTCTTATCTGTCTATGACGTTTCTGGCCCACTTTTGGCTGAGATCAAACAACGAAGTTTAGGGCTCTTCCCCAAATTTGATCTTTACGAGAATAAAAAACACGTTGGTTCTTTACGTCGTTATTATGGTATCAACCGCGAGATGCTCTTTGTCCGTGGCTTGAATTGGTTTATTATCGGAAACTTACTGACTTTCAATTACAAAGTGTACCATGGCAGAAAATGTATTATGACGATCTCAGAAGTACAGCTCACTACTGGCGCACGACTCGAATTTCATATTGAAAACCAAGCTGACGAACCGCTTTGCTTTTGTATTGCGGCGATTCTTGATTATTGGGCACGTTTAGATCTAAAAACAAAAGCTAAAGCCCCTTCACCCAGATTAGCATGGTAAAAAACGCTAGGGAACCTTTAACGGTACTCCCTAGCGTTTTTTGTCATAGTTATCTTGTTTTCTTAGCGACTGATTTTTCTAATTCAATTCTTTGATCAAGGCCTCTAACGTTAGTGAGATCTCATTTGGTAAAAGATCATGCGAGTGCTGTGCCTCATACTCTTTGACCCAATTTGCCCGGATCATCAAACGCTCTTTTAGACGTTGTACATAAGCTTGATCGGTAAAATCGACTGGATGCTCTGGAAGTTGCAAGTAACTCATTCCAACTAATGGCCCAAAATCTGACCATGTTATTGTTTCATTAGCAATATCCTCTAAGATCTTTAAGGTCGTCTCTTTTTTGATATCTTTCCCGTTAAATGACGCTGTATTAACGATATAACAAGCTGCTTTTTGCTTAGTAAAAAGTTCCTTGAAATCTTGATAATCTTCTGCTAACGGATATACTCTAAAGGGATCAGCAAATGGTTCGATCACAAGATCTTCTTGCTTTCCAATAACATTTTCTGCGGTCGAACGTTTAGTTGCCAAAGTTAAACCAAAAGTCGTTGCTAACACAGGATCATCTAACTTGACCACTGGTGGCAATGTATCATCTTTCATGATCCAAAAGATCGCATCCAACGCTTCGTCTTCTTTATCAACGCGATTTTTTGCTGAATATCTAGATTTGATCGTCCGCCCATTACCGTTACGCAGATCTTGAGTAACTAAAACTTTTTGGCCTTCTTCGTTTAACGTGACTCCGACGTTCATAACAGTTGTAAAATAAGTAGCCTCTTTTGAACCTGGAAGATAATCATTTGTTTTATCAAAATAAGCTGGTTCAAGCGCGATCGAACTCCCATTAGAACGATCAATAATAAAAGCATCGTCATGCAAAATAGTTACGGCTTCGAACTTTCCAGCATGCTTTGCATGTGTTAAAGTCGATTTTCCCGAGCCAGATAGACCATAAAAAGCAAAAACTTGATCTTTTTTGTCTTTAAAGTGAAAAGTTTTTTCGCCACCATGGCAAGCCGTATAACCGTTGCGATGTGCAGTAGCCCAAGCCAAAGTCAAAGTTGCTTTTTTTAATTCACCAAAATAGCGCAAACCTAAGATCGCAGCAACATTATGCTCAGGATCAAATAAAGCTAGACCATTTGGATAAGCAGCATTCTGCCACTCTGGATCACAGTATAGATAAATATCATCTTCTAGGTAGACTTTCGAAGCTTCGTAAAGCTTTTGGTATTCTTCGTTTAACGCTTGGAAATTCAGCAAATATGAAAGCATGTTGACTTCATAGCCTTTAGGTAACATCAAATGCGCTTTTAACATAAATTCTTTTGCTAGTCCTACGACTACTTCGGTTTTATAAAATGAGCGCATTTGCCCTTCATAAACAGCTTCACGTAAAACAGCCTCAAGTTCAGAGGTTTTAACGCCAGGGTCACCTAAGACTTGGCGGGCTGCAGCTGTCCGCCCAACTATTCGCCCATGATTGTCGACTAACATCTTAGCATTAGCTGGTAGCCCTAGTTCTTTTGTATGTATGATCGGTAGATCGGTCACGATCGTTTTTGGATTATCTTTTGCTAATTCGTAAGCCTTTTCAACTGTTGTGACCGCAGTAACGTTATTTCCGTAAAAAGCAGTTTCAACGATCGTTTTGGTTGTTGAAAAAAGCTTATTTTCTTTACGGATATCATTTTGTGCAAAATATTCTTGCGTACTCATCTCTATCACCCCATATTTATCATTAAAAATAAAGCACTTACATTATTTTTAGTTTAGCATATCTTAAATAAAAAAACTTGAATTTTAACTTCGCTGTACTCCCAATTTCTCCCCAAATGGCAATTTACGCAAAAAAATAAACCCTATCCTACAGAATAGAGTTTATCGCTTGTTAAAAATAAAATCTTAGAAGAACAATTTCCCGGCAGTGGCTGATAAGATCAATAGCACGACTGAAGAGATGAGTGCTGCACTAAAGACACTTTTACCACGTTTAGCGATCACATGGAAGTTAACTGACATCCCTAAAGCAGCCATCGCCATGCCTAAGAAGATATACGCAGCTTGCACAAGACCATCGATCAACACTGCTGGTAAAGGCAAGAACGTTCCGATGATACTTGAGATCAAGAATCCTAACATAAACCATGGGATCGGTAATTTATTCTTTTCATCGTTACTTTGTTGTAATTTACCTGTTTTAGCTAAATGTTTTTGATACCAGATCCCAATGATCAAAGCAACTGGTGCTAATAAGAGCACTCGTGATAATTTCATGATCAAAGCATCATCTAAGCTGATCGTTCCACCAGCACTTCCGGCTGCAACAGCATGTGCGATCTCATGGAGCGAACCACCTGCCATGATCCCAAACTGAGCATCTGTCATATGCAACAATGGTTTCAAACCGATCTCGATCAAGGTAAAGACTGTTCCCATCACACAAACAACTGCGATCGCTAAAACTTCATTTTCCCGTTTGATCTCTTCGTCAACACCATCATTTTTGATCTGTGGTGAGACACCCATTACGGCAGCGGCTCCACAAACACCACAACCAGCAGCCGTCAAGATCGAAAGATCACTTTCAGCCCCAAAACGGCGACACAGATAATACGTCAAATAGATCGTAACAGTCACTAAAAAGATCGCGATCAAGATCGTCTTGATCCCGGCATCCGCTAACTTCATCAAGTTGAGCCTAAAACCGAGTAAGATGATCCCTAAACGCAAAAATTTATTAGAAATAAACCCTACCCCTGGCTTAGAAGCTTCGATCCAAGTCGGCCGTACTTGTAAAGCCATCCCTAACAACAAAGCGATCACTAACGTACCGACCAAGTTCAAATACTTCACTTTAGCTAAAAGTACCCCTAATAAAGCACATGCTAAAGTCAAAACAGCTGCGTTCCAAAAAGAACGCGTTTTTAACATTTGCAATCAAATCACTCCTATGCATTATTTATTATTATATATATTAGAAAAATAAAATGACTTCATTGGACATATTCAGATATATCATTATTTATCCTTATTTGTTCAATAAATCACAATACTAACTCAACAATTAATATAATAGCTCATAACCACGATTTTTGCACTATAAATTCATACAACTTAAGCTAGCCTTAATATTTTATACAACATTCTTAACCCCACCAATATTTATTCATAATTTATTATCCGTTCGATCAGAAAAAAAGAATGATTTCATTGTGTGAAATTTAATTATATATCCTTTTTGTAAAGTAATTCACAATATATTTTGCTTTAAAATAAAAAGACTGAGCCATCGACTAATGTCATTAAGTTGAGAGGCCTAGACTTTTTGCTGTGTAAGGATAGGTCTGTTCATTACACAACTTTTTTGATATGGTATGTAAATAAAAGTTTTTACACAAAAAAGAGCCCTAAAGGCACCTTTTTCTCTATTAAAAAGTTTGGCGACATTATGACCTCATCATCTCTTATAAAGTTTTTCAAGCTACTATCAATTTCTTCCCTGACAGAGATCGATCGGAAGATCAAACAGATACAACGTACTGCCTATGGATATAGAAACTTTGATCATTTAAAAGCACGCATTTACCTTCAAACCTATCTTGGAAAAGATACAAGAAGTTCCGGCTCTATACTTTTTGCTGTGTAATGATAATCTGTTCATTACACAGCTTTTTTGATATGGTATGTAAATAAAAATTTTTACACAAAAAAAGAGCCATAACGGCACCTTTTTCTCTTGTGTATACAACCACGAAAACATCATTAGAAAGTATGGTGACATTATGACTTCTTTAAATTATACTACATATTCTGTTGATTCGATAGTTAAATCTTGTCTTGATATCAGTGATCCTCATCTTCACTTCTTTAATGAACCTTATGATGAAATGATCAATGGTATCTCTTATAAAGTTTTTCAAGCTACTATCAGTTTCTTGCCTCACGAATTAACGAACTTTCGTTGTAATAATTGTGGCTTTAACGCTTTTTACCGTAATGGTTACACTCCTAAACGACTCATCCGAATCCCAGCTGTCAACTCCACTCATCAAACTACTATCCAAGCTCGTTCAGCTCGCATTCGCTGTCGCAATTGTAATTCAACTATTTCTGCCAAAACTACGCTCTTACCCCAAAATTGTCAGATCTCTTATTCACTTAGAGCTAAGATCGCCACTAAACTAAGACATGACATTTCCGCTAAAACGATCGCTTATGAAGAAGGTGTTTCTACTTCGACCGTTAACCGTATGTTATCTCATACTCGTTCTGAATTTCGGAATAACTTCAATTTCTTGCCACTACATCTTTGCTTTGATGAATTTAGAGGTACTCACAATAGCTATCACTTTATCTGCCTTGATTCGGATAACCATGTTATCCAAACTATCTTACCTAATAGGTTTAAAGATACTATCATCAAGTATTTTATGAAATTCCCAGAATCCGTCAGACAGTTAGTGCGCACCATTAGTTGTGATCTAAACTCTTACTACGTTGATATTGCTAAAACTCTATTTCCTAATGCTAAGATCATCATTGATCGTTTTCATATCGTTCAAATGCTTAACCGAGCACTTAACTCTATGCGAACTGATTTGATGAATAACTTTGAACGTAGCTCTAAAAACTACAAACTATTTAAGCGTAATTGGAAATTATTCTTAAAACGCTATGACGACCTAGATTGTACTCATCAATTTTATGAACGCTCACTAAAAATTTGGACTACTTCAGAGCGCTTGGTAAATTCGGGACTTGAAGTTGGTGATCAAGCCTTTAATGAAGCTTACTGGGACTATCAACGTTTATTAGAGATCATTATCGCTCCAACTAAAAACAAAATAGACATCTTTAAACAACGTATTCACGAAGTTCATCAAAAGTACCTTATTAAGCGTACCTTAGCTACTAAATCTGAAAAAGTTCTTTTATCGTTCTTTGACAATTTAGACGCGATCATATCTGCTTTAGATCCAATGTATTCACGTTACACAAACGGTCCTTTGGAAGGGATCAATCGGAAGATCAAACAGATACAACGTACTGCCTATGGATATAGAAACTTTGATCATTTAAAAGCACGCATTTACCTTCAAACCTATCTTGGAAAAGATACAAGAAGTTCCATGAAGATAGCCTAGACCATCTCCATGGAACTTCTAAAAAAATTTAACTTTACACAGTGGTTGACAAAGAGCCTAAATAAAAAAAAGTGCCTCACACGAGACACTTTGTAAAAGATACCGGTGATCGGGGTCGAACCGATACGTCCTCAACGGACACTGGATTTTGAGTCCAGCGCGTCTGCCAATTCCGCCACACCGGCATATTATACTTGCCTTTAAATAAATGACAAAGGCGGTAACCGGATTTGAACCGGTGATAAAGGTTTTGCAGACCTCTGCCTTACCACTTGGCTATACCGCCATCTCCAAGGAACAAATCCTTAACTGGGGTAGCTGGATTCGAACCAGCGCATGAGGGAGTCAAAGTCCCTTGCCTTACCGCTTGGCTATACCCCAATAAAAAAGGCGATAGGTGGGAATCGAACCCACGCGTGCCGGAGCCACAATCCGGTGCGTTAACCACTTCGCCACTATCGCCATCATGGCAGGGATAGTAGGAATTGAACCCACACCGACGGTTTTGGAGACCGTAGTTCTACCTTTAAACTATATCCCTATCATGAAAAATGGAAGGGAGTGGATTCGAACCACCGAACCCGAAGGAGCGGATTTACAGTCCGCCGCGTTTAGCCAGACTTCGCTACCCTTCCATGGTGGCGCGGGACGGAATCGAACCGCCGACACAAGGAGCTTCAATCCTTTGCTCTACCAACTGAGCTACCGAGCCACAATTTATGCAATTTTATTGCAACGGTCCTAACCGGATTTGAACCGGTGATCTCCTGCGTGACAGGCAGGCGTGATAACCCCTACACCATAGGACCATAATTATAATGGAGGATACAGGGCTCGAACCTGTGACCCTCTGCTTGTAAGGCAGACGCTCTCCCAACTGAGCTAATCCTCCATAAGTGACCCGTACGGGATTTGAACCCATGTTACCGCCGTGAAAGGGCGGTGTCTTAACCACTTGACCAACGGGCCATAACTTGAAAACGGAGAGTAAGGGATTCGAACCCTTGAAACAGGTCATTACCCGTTTACATGATTTCCAATCATGCTCCTTCGGCCAACTCGGACAACTCTCCATTACCAACTCCGGCAGGCGGACTCGAACCGTCGACAGCCTGATTAACAGTCAGGTGCTCTACCAACTGAGCTATGCCGGAATAAAGCGTGGCAACTTCCTACCCTCGCAAGGGGCGATCCCCTAACTACTCTCGGCGTGACAAAGCTTAACTTCTGTGTTCGGAATGGGAACAGGTGTAGCCTTTGTGCTATCGCCACCACACTTATTTTTTGAGAACCTTGTTCTCTCAAAACTAGACAATATCTTCTCTTCTCGAAAACTGCGTTTTTGACTTGGTTAAGTCCTCGACCGATTAGTAATGGTCCGCTCCATGCGTCACCGCACTTCCACTTCCATCCTATCTACCTGATCATCTCTCAGGGGTCTTACTTCCATAAAGGAATGGGAAATCTTATCTCGAGGTGAGTTTCGCACTTAGATGCTTTCAGCGTTTATCTCATCCATACATAGCTACCCAGCGATGCCCTTGGCAGAACAACTGGTACACCAGCGGTATGTCCATCCCGGTCCTCTCGTACTAAGGACAGATCCTCTCAAATTTCCTACGCCCGCGACGGATAGGGACCGAACTGTCTCACGACGTTCTGAACCCAGCTCGCGTACCGCTTTAATGGGCGAACAGCCCAACCCTTGGGACCGACTACAGCCCCAGGATGCGATGAGCCGACATCGAGGTGCCAAACCTCCCCGTCGATGTGGACTCTTGGGGGAGATAAGCCTGTTATCCCCAGGGTAGCTTTTATCCGTTGAGCGATGGCCCTTCCATGCGGAACCACCGGATCACTAAGCCCGACTTTCGTCCCTGCTCGACTTGTAGGTCTCGCAGTCAAGCTCCCTTATGCCTTTACACTCTGCGAATGATTTCCAACCATTCTGAGGGAACCTTTGGGCGCCTCCGTTACCTTTTAGGAGGCGACCGCCCCAGTCAAACTGCCCACCTGACACTGTCTCCCATCACGATCAGTGATGAGGGTTAGAGTGTTCATACAACGAGGGTAGTATCCCACCAGCGCCTCGATCGAAACTAGCGTTCCGACTTCAACGGCTCCTACCTATCCTGTACAAGTTGTACAAACACCCAATATCAAGCTACAGTAAAGCTCCATGGGGTCTTTCCGTCCTGTCGCGGGTAACCCGCATCTTCACGGGTATTATAATTTCACCGAGTCTCTCGTTGAGACAGTGCCCAGATCGTTACGCCTTTCGTGCGGGTCGGAACTTACCCGACAAGGAATTTCGCTACCTTAGGACCGTTATAGTTACGGCCGCCGTTTACTGGGGCTTCAATTCTGAGCTTCGCACCCGAGGGTGCTAACCCATCCTCTTAACCTTCCAGCACCGGGCAGGCGTCAGCCCCTATACTTCATCTTACGATTTTGCAGAAACCTGTGTTTTTGATAAACAGTCGCCTGGGCCTATTCACTGCGGCTGCACAATGTGCAGCACCCCTTCTCCCGAAGTTACGGGGTCATTTTGCCGAGTTCCTTAACGAGAGTTCTCTCGCTCACCTGAGGCTACTCGCCTCGACTACCTGTGTCGGTTTGCGGTACGGGTGGTCTGATCCTAACTAGAAGCTTTTCTCGGCAGTGTGACATCGATCACTTCGCTACTTTAATTTCGCTCCCCATCACAACTTGTCCTTAAGCTAAAAAGCATTTGACTCTTTAACAGACTTATTGCTTGGACGTGCATATCCAACAGCACGCATCTCTAGCCTCCTGCGTCCCTCCATCGTTCAAACAGATCAGACCAGTACAGGAATCTCAACCTGTTATCCATCGCCTACGCCTCTCGGCCTCGGCTTAGGTCCCGACTAACCCTGGGAGGACGAGCCTTCCCCAGGAAACCTTAGTCATACGGTGGACCAGATTCTCACTGATCTTTCGCTACTCATACCGGCATTCTCACTTCTAAGCGCTCCACCAGTCCTTACGGTCTAGCTTCGTTGCCCTTAGAACGCTCTCCTACCATGCAACTAAGTTGCATCCACGATTTCGGTAATGTGTTTAGCCCCGTTACATTTTCGGCGCAGGATCACTCGACTAGTGAGCTATTACGCACTCTTTAAATGGTGGCTGCTTCTAAGCCAACATCCTAGTTGTCTGTGCAATTCCACATCCTTTTCCACTTAACACATATTTAGGGACCTTAATCGGTGGTCTGGGCTGTTTCCCTTTCGACTACGGATCTTATCACTCGCAGTCTGACTCCCGGATATAGATCTGTGGCATTCGGAGTTTATCTGAATTCAGTAACCCAAGACGGGCCCCTAGTCCAAACAGTGCTCTACCTCCACGATCCTTAACTCCGAGGCTAGCCCTAAAGCTATTTCGGAGAGAACCAGCTATCTCCAAGTTCGTTTGGAATTTCACCTCTACCCACACCTCATCCCAGCATTTTTCAACATACACGGGTTCGGTCCTCCAGTGCGTCTTACCGCACCTTCAACCTGGACATGGGTAGGTCACCTGGTTTCGGGTCTACGTCAACGTACTCAAACGCCCTATTCAGACTCGCTTTCGCTACGGCTCCGGCCTTTTCGCCTTAACCTCGCACGCTAACGTAACTCGCCGGTTCATTCTACAAAAGGCACGCCATCACCCATTAACGGGCTCTGACTACTTGTAGGCACATGGTTTCAGGAACTATTTCACTCCCCTCCCGGGGTGCTTTTCACCTTTCCCTCACGGTACTGGTTCACTATCGGTCACTAGGGAGTATTTAGCCTTGGGAGATGGTCCTCCCGGATTCCGACGGAGTTTCACGTGTTCCGCCGTACTCAGGATCCTGAACTGAGGAAACGAAGTTTCGCTTACAGGGCTATCACCTTCTCTGGCTGATCTTCCCAGATCATTCAACTACTTCGTTTCTTGGTAACTCAAATGTTCAGTCCTACAACCCCAAGAAGCAAGCTTCTTGGTTTGGGCTGTTCCCTTTTCGCTCGCCGCTACTCAGGGAATCGAATTTTCTTTCTCTTCCTGCGGGTACTTAGATGTTTCAGTTCCCCGCGTCTACCTTCAACTGAGCTATGTATTCACTCAGCGATAATAGGCGATAAAACCTATTGGGTTTCCCCATTCGGAGATCTCCGGATCACAGTTTACTTACAACTCCCCGAAGCATATCGCAGTTAGTCACGTCCTTCATCGGCTCCTAGTGCCAAGGCATCCACCATGCGCCCTTAATAACTTAACCTAAATTATCTTACGATAATGGTTATGAGTTTAGCGATACAAACTAATTTGTTTTAAACTCTTTAAAACGCGGTGTTCTCGGTTATTTTAATTAACAAAGAAATAAAAGATATTATCTAGTTTTCAAAGAACAAGTTTGAGAGTAGACCTCTCAAAACTAAACAAAGTTTCAGATAAAGTGCAGGTTTCCGTAATATCCTTAGAAAGGAGGTGATCCAGCCGCAGGTTCTCCTACGGCTACCTTGTTACGACTTCACCCCAATCATCTGTCCCACCTTAGACGGCTGGCTCCAAAAGGTTACCCCACCGGCTTTGGGTGTTACAAACTCTCATGGTGTGACGGGCGGTGTGTACAAGGCCCGGGAACGTATTCACCGCGGCATGCTGATCCGCGATTACTAGCGATTCCGACTTCATGTAGGCGAGTTGCAGCCTACAATCCGAACTGAGAACGGCTTTAAGAGATTTGCTAAACCTCGCGGTCTTGCGACTCGTTGTACCGTCCATTGTAGCACGTGTGTAGCCCAGGTCATAAGGGGCATGATGATTTGACGTCATCCCCACCTTCCTCCGGTTTGTCACCGGCAGTCTTGCTAGAGTGCCCAACTAAATGCTGGCAACTAACAACAAGGGTTGCGCTCGTTGCGGGACTTAACCCAACATCTCACGACACGAGCTGACGACAACCATGCACCACCTGTCATTCTGTTTCCGAAGAAAAAGTCCTATCTCTAGGATTGTCAGAAGATGTCAAGACCTGGTAAGGTTCTTCGCG
This window of the Ligilactobacillus faecis genome carries:
- a CDS encoding LURP-one-related/scramblase family protein → MRELYTKRTELSNRGTVKITDRSGRLVYFIIGKWGLHPSVLSVYDVSGPLLAEIKQRSLGLFPKFDLYENKKHVGSLRRYYGINREMLFVRGLNWFIIGNLLTFNYKVYHGRKCIMTISEVQLTTGARLEFHIENQADEPLCFCIAAILDYWARLDLKTKAKAPSPRLAW
- a CDS encoding phosphoenolpyruvate carboxykinase (ATP) translates to MSTQEYFAQNDIRKENKLFSTTKTIVETAFYGNNVTAVTTVEKAYELAKDNPKTIVTDLPIIHTKELGLPANAKMLVDNHGRIVGRTAAARQVLGDPGVKTSELEAVLREAVYEGQMRSFYKTEVVVGLAKEFMLKAHLMLPKGYEVNMLSYLLNFQALNEEYQKLYEASKVYLEDDIYLYCDPEWQNAAYPNGLALFDPEHNVAAILGLRYFGELKKATLTLAWATAHRNGYTACHGGEKTFHFKDKKDQVFAFYGLSGSGKSTLTHAKHAGKFEAVTILHDDAFIIDRSNGSSIALEPAYFDKTNDYLPGSKEATYFTTVMNVGVTLNEEGQKVLVTQDLRNGNGRTIKSRYSAKNRVDKEDEALDAIFWIMKDDTLPPVVKLDDPVLATTFGLTLATKRSTAENVIGKQEDLVIEPFADPFRVYPLAEDYQDFKELFTKQKAACYIVNTASFNGKDIKKETTLKILEDIANETITWSDFGPLVGMSYLQLPEHPVDFTDQAYVQRLKERLMIRANWVKEYEAQHSHDLLPNEISLTLEALIKELN
- a CDS encoding YeiH family protein → MLKTRSFWNAAVLTLACALLGVLLAKVKYLNLVGTLVIALLLGMALQVRPTWIEASKPGVGFISNKFLRLGIILLGFRLNLMKLADAGIKTILIAIFLVTVTIYLTYYLCRRFGAESDLSILTAAGCGVCGAAAVMGVSPQIKNDGVDEEIKRENEVLAIAVVCVMGTVFTLIEIGLKPLLHMTDAQFGIMAGGSLHEIAHAVAAGSAGGTISLDDALIMKLSRVLLLAPVALIIGIWYQKHLAKTGKLQQSNDEKNKLPIPWFMLGFLISSIIGTFLPLPAVLIDGLVQAAYIFLGMAMAALGMSVNFHVIAKRGKSVFSAALISSVVLLILSATAGKLFF
- a CDS encoding ISL3 family transposase, with amino-acid sequence MTSLNYTTYSVDSIVKSCLDISDPHLHFFNEPYDEMINGISYKVFQATISFLPHELTNFRCNNCGFNAFYRNGYTPKRLIRIPAVNSTHQTTIQARSARIRCRNCNSTISAKTTLLPQNCQISYSLRAKIATKLRHDISAKTIAYEEGVSTSTVNRMLSHTRSEFRNNFNFLPLHLCFDEFRGTHNSYHFICLDSDNHVIQTILPNRFKDTIIKYFMKFPESVRQLVRTISCDLNSYYVDIAKTLFPNAKIIIDRFHIVQMLNRALNSMRTDLMNNFERSSKNYKLFKRNWKLFLKRYDDLDCTHQFYERSLKIWTTSERLVNSGLEVGDQAFNEAYWDYQRLLEIIIAPTKNKIDIFKQRIHEVHQKYLIKRTLATKSEKVLLSFFDNLDAIISALDPMYSRYTNGPLEGINRKIKQIQRTAYGYRNFDHLKARIYLQTYLGKDTRSSMKIA